The sequence gaTCCAACGCCTGCCGGTTGTCGTTATACATAGGATGTCAGGCTATCCTGTTTTCAAATAGGAACatcctaataataataataataataataataataataataataataataataataataataataataataataataataataataataataataataataataataataataataataataataataataataataataataataataataataataataataataataataataataataataataataataataataataataataataataataataataataataataataataataataataataataataataataataataataataataataataataataataataataataataataataatattattattttgaataaaaaatattaaatataattctgatgtttagtagtaaaaataataactaacTAGTAGCTAtctgtagctatagctagctatctttTTACACTTGTTGTTTTAAGCTATAGCTGACTCTTTCTCAGTTACTAATATTAATCCGAGCATAAGCAGCATGTAGCTACTCACAAGTAAATTTGGGTTAAGAGTTAACTAGCTAGTTAAACCtaaaaaaaaccataaaaatcTGCCAAAATGGTTCTccaaatatttttctcttatgCACATGTATGCCGTAGAttcgtggcgccgtagattagtggttatagctctcgtactctgtgcgggagaccggggttcgattcctcttgacggcgattcaacatgggtgagtgaatgttaccatagccccgggttaacccaagccatgtgagggaaattgggaagatggcacactgtgtgggccgttggatgttgccgggagttgtctagtagagcgcgggctctaattgggtctgcgtagctcaaaattaaatactctaggactctccatctacgccatggtccctcctggaaataatagacagggtatatccctcgatatttgtgaggctagccatgtaaaatatgcacatctatctatctatctatctatctatgcaCAGTGTCGGCCATCTTTTCATTTACAATTAATTTTAACCGTAGATATTTCACGGACCGAGTGACGTATTACCTTATGCATAATCAGATGAAAATTTTGGACCAATCAAGGCACGGAATAAAaacagcctcctccagggcctttttcgtcagacctatcaataagcgcagtGCCGatatgagagacaaaaagccctgggaacgaggttgagttTGACcgtgattttttgaaaaatgtggtTATATTCCATCCCTACACTTAGCTAGGGTTTAGATAGTGAAGCGGTCTCCTCTATTACAAGGCGGTTTGGAAATTGAAATAAAAGTTTACGTTGATGTTTTTAAAGACAAtgttaagaatttaaaaattttagaagaaaacTGTCAGTCAATTTTCCACTTGAACCAGagtataaaaataatacaaaatctattttaaaaaagatggcTAAAAAGAGCACCGTTGAGCTATCGTCCgatgagaaaaaaataataaaaatttttttaaaaaaaattattatttaggcTTTTATATCTATACTATTTtgtccgtatacgtctgtccgtccgtctgcatgtcacgcaaaatggtagcttagctgcgcaatagcgagaagcacgcaatgcggtataaaaagtacgggcgaacccgtggattttccacgggctaacggctagtattataaaaaagtcaccaatttaacagtattttaattaacgagtcatgaaattaacagtcttttaattaacactgcatttaattaacggtcaTTAAATTACCGCGAATTTTTAAAACcgtgttaatttcatggaataaggtatttATTTAGCAGTCCTGTTGCGAGAAACgttatgtttaaatttttgtcataTAAAACGTAATAACAAAAAGagactatttaaaaaaatattggataGCTACCAGCACAGTACAATATTAGGCGATTTTAGGAAGATTCAATATTTTGAgtctaaattttttgttatttataggATTACGGTTCCGGGGAAAATAAAGCCTTGGGATATCACAAAACAAAGAGagaaaagtgtgatgtttatatgtttgttttatttcattttttaacaccAGCTTTTTCCTTTCACGttcttttttacaatttttgccGGTCCCAGCTCATTAAAAATTCGAGCAGAAACGGCGAAAAATTTAACAGTTTCTCGtttataaaattaatattttattgttttcttgatTATGCACCATTAATTCATTCGCAAATACGAGAGATAAAACTTGGTTATCGAAATGCGAGAAAATAAGTCACGTGCTGGGAGTCAATAAGAACGACGCTCACTTTAACCAATCATAACAGCATGAATATTAACCAAACTCGCCCTAGTCTCCCTCGTTCTACACACGGAAACATCAAAAGCATATATTTGTGGCGTATATGCAAGTAATGTTTGCGAGGTATCATCGCAGTATAAATTCGTTGAAAATACTAcacgtaaatatattttttatacaactttttttttcaaaactcgaAGTTTGAACACGGAAATTATAAAATCTGAAGAAGATATATATTTTCGTTTTATACTTGAATCTATATAAACCTTGAAAAAAGCAGTGTTTGAAGagaagttttttgaaaaaagattgAAAAGAGAAGCTCTCTCATATATTTTCTCGCAAACAGTAAATGAACAGTTAAGGAAACACTTTTTGCTTACGATGTCGGAATGCGAAAAAAGATTTCCAGGTTTTACGCCAGATTACACGCCCAAAGAGCAAAGAAAAGAGGCGGTACAcaaatgtaattaaaaaaaaatagcaccAGAAAAACAACAGGGTGGGGAGATTAAAGGAATAGACAGATACATATATACAACTACAAAAAGTGAGAACTAAAAATCATTTTCAAGGACTCTCTTCTTCTTTGATGTCATTCTCAGAAAGCTGCTCCCCTTCGCTGTTGATCTCAATAGCAGAGAGTTGCTCCTTGATAACATCAGCATCCCGGTTAAGAGCAAATCCTTTCGATCCGTCGGGGCCGTTTGGTTGTCGCAGAATGATTActctaaacaaaacaaaaattggtAGTCTGACTGGATCACAAGATCACGTAGGCAAGAACTGGCAAAATATTTTGAcggtggattcttccacgggttcTAACAACTAGTCCAACATAAAGGTATAAAACCGCCGGCGTCTCAAAAGACGAGCTGTTAAAGCATTCATAGCTACAACTGACAGCGCTTGGACGCAGCAATGGTGGCGTTTTCCGAATTTTATTAGTTCTTGGAAATATGTCCATCTTTTAATGGTTAAAAGTTGAGCCATCTTCCGGGAGCTGTGGTTAAACATCTTAACGGAGAGCGGGCTTTAGATTACGGAATTAGGAGTGGCTGCAAATTATGGCCTTACTTGCTCTGCCCACTTTCTGAGAAGCGTTTACTTCTTCTTCGTGTCAAATGTTCAGGTCGTTCGtccctaaaataaaaaaacaacaatattttaaagcaaaagaaaaataacaaaccAACAAGCGGACATTAAACAAACGGAAGATAAATAAGCGTTAGCATACACTTACACAATTCTATACACGCGAACAGCGCTTTTCTTCGCGTTTTTATGATTCTGCACAATCACAAAGCGAACATCGTCACCAGGCTacataaacaaaagaaacatgGTAACAAATCCTAAACAGTGCAACATCATACAGAGATTCTTATAGAATAATTCTTGAGAAGAATTAAATAAAGTCCGACGTTTTCTCCAGAAAAGccatttttaacttaaaaaaaacgcATTAAAAACCACTTTACAATACAGTTGTGGAATATATCAGCCTTATTCTTACATAATCTAACTGTATCCAGTGTTTATTTAGGCGCGGTAAAAACTCTTTATTTTGGGAGCTTTGCAAAACAAGTCAGGGACGCTGCACCAGACATATCAACTTTAAATTTAGAAAACACTATCATCTTAATAGCATAAAGATTAAGCACATTAAGAACATCTCAAATTGgcttatttttctgtttttgatCGCAAACCCTGCCAGTTTGCTATACACAACTCGCAACTGAAGATATCATAATAAGTTCCACGCAAAAAAGTCCGAATACCTTGAGATCTTTACCATGATCATCTTGTACTTCAGACATGTGAAAAAACACGCTCTTGCCGTCATCACTATCGTATGAGATGAAACCAAACTGtcaagtaaacaaaacaaaaaacaaaatgcatTATAAACAATTTGCTGCAGTTACCTCGAGAATACCTCCATGAAAATAGTAACATCTGAAGAATGCAGTTCACCAAGTTAgctagaaaatttaaaattttaaggaaaATCTTGCAAGCCAGTGAAATTATCTATAGTTTAAAATTACACCATAAAAGTTTCAGAAATTACAAAAATGccagatatttttgtttatattggaCACAATGTAGCCTGTGGAATAAACAGTAATGAATACTGCAGGTTTCCAGCGGATTAAGTTCATCTCTTCAATATGGTACCTGGCCTTTGATTGATTCCACCTTCCCGCGAACAACGTTTCGTTTACACGATAAACTAGCAGCTCGTTTCTTACGCGTTACACGATCGATGCACAGCTGGAACGTCACCTGAAATGGAGAAGCTGGTAATAATTTGGACAAGTAAAAACTTCTGCATTGATTAAAtgaatttcttattttgaagTGGATTTGATTTGGCAAATGGCTGAAATTTTACTGGTAAGGTAGGACATCACAACCCTTAGAACGTCGCCAAATTTAGGAATAACGTTTAGTACGTCGTTAAAATTTTGCGACGTCGGTAATTTTATGAAGTCGCTTTTGGAGTTAACCCAAGTCCACGATAATATGACAGAGACGAATTCGTAACGCTCTAACCAACCTTGTTACCAGTCTGCAGCGCTTCTTTCTTCTGGATTAAACTGGATATACTGAAAGGATAGACAGGTTGTTCACTCTGCGGGGTTTTCTCGTCACCACCATCAGGTTTGGGCGTGGTACTGTTGTTACTGTTAGTTAGAACTTGCACCAAACCTTCATACTCGTCTTGCTAAAAGTCATTTAAGAAAGAGATgcgtttaaataaattaaaaaaactttctttactAAGAAGCGTGTCAAGCAAAGTTTCCAATAAAAATGCTGGTATGCGTATCGTATTGAAATCAGTTAACGTGATTAGACAAGGTTGATCTTTTGGTCGATATGTGAAAATAGGGTCGAATTCAACTTTCTCTTGTAGTCTGGTAGCaaacatttaattaaaaaaaatattaagaataatTATCTtttgaaccaaccattgcagcCAAATGTAATATGCTACGATACGTTGTATTATTGGAAACCtggctttaagaaaaaaatggattttCACAACTATGTTGTTACGCAGCTACAAATCAATatcttataaataaaacacacaTGTAAAAGGGGTAAGCATCCAATCAAATTTACTACAGAAAAATGCCATAAAAAAATCGCGAAATGATTACGTACAAGTTTGTTTAAATTTCAACACATGTTTAGGTGAAAACAATAGGTAAATGGATAGAAAAAGGTTTGTAGACCAAAACCTTACCTCAGGATCAACTACTCTCATTGGTCTTACAATCACACCGTCGTAAACTTTAGGTAGGATTTCATCTGTTAGCGTGGAAGACATTATTTTAGTTACGTTTTCAGCGCTCCGTTTGTCTGTCTTTTTCGTTTCCACAAATTGCACTTCATCGCCGACCTCCAATTGATTGGAATCGCTGTCAAATTCGCTGTAGTGAAAGAACACCTCTCTCTCATGGGTTTCAACCTCGATAAAACCGTAAGAGTCCTTCAACGCGCAGATATATCCCCGCTGGTATTTGCGTTCGTTGCGTTCAAGCACAGAGATGTCGCGCGCCAGTTGATGCTGGTTGGCTTTCTTTGTAACCAACACAAACTCAACTTTATCGCGATAGCGCGGCACTTCGCGTGGTCTGCAGTCCCGAATGCGATAGTAGATATCTGTTTCTTTACCATCCAAGAAACACTTAACAACACCGAAATCCTGTTCCCTAAAAAGAGGAACACATCTTTAGTGAAAtacttaaagttttttttgtaacagACGGGTGTGGGGACAAGCATAGAGGACCAAATCTTCAAAAGTTCTGAATGGCACAATAACAAAAAGACAAGTGAAAGACCAAAAGTATCTTACTTGTTATGTTTGCTTGGACTCTTTAAGTTTCTTTCAGGTGCGACTTGCTCAATAACCCCTACATGTCTCTTAGTGGAAACTGTTTCGAAAGTAACACTTCCCTTGGGAAGGAATCGAATACGAGTGGCATGTTGGCGCCTTGATATCGGATCCTACACACAAACACACCAGAAGTTGGAAAATATTGAAGAAACAGTgagtcttatttttaaaaaacaagtaaaaccaTATCTAAATCAAACAGGAAGAACTCTGAGCATGTACAAAAGCAAAACTTTTCACTGTTGCTAATATAAATCTCCTTTGAGGATGAGCCTATGGCGAATCTAAAGTGAGGCTAAGAGAATAGGTCACCTACATTTTCTATGGTGAACTCAACTTCGTCACCAATGTTTATGATGTGAgactaaaaaatcaaatataacTACTTCAAGTACAGACACTAGTAGGATACCACTCATAGTTTTacgcaaaacaaaacaataaagcaaaacgaacaaacaaacaaacaaacaaacaaacaaacatacaaacaaacaaacaaacaaactaacaaACTTTCTCTAACCCCTAATTATcaaaatgtccaaaaatacctGTTCTAAAACTTCACTGAAATGAAAGAATATGCTCAGGTCTTGGTCCGTGCATTTAATAAAACCAAAGCCATCCTTTAAACTGCTTACAACACCATAGTCACGTGTTTGTCCATTCTTGACACACACTGATATCAGTTTTATGTTCACTGCACGTTGGAGTTTATCCCTACGATCTGGAAAGATAAAATCAGATTTCTCAGAAATAAATTTGTGCATACCCCAATTATTTATACAGATTTCCCAATTTAATGAATTTGTTGAAGATACACTTAACACCTCGTTCAAAATTGCATTGGagttaagaaatgttttcatggGACATCCAGGTCTGTAATTAACACAGCGACTGGAATCTGGAGATTGTAAAACATTATAGTGTTTACAATATTTTAGAAGCCCTGACATTTTCAGACTTCTAACACACACAATTCAAACGTTTCAAGTACTTTCTTGCTACAATTTAGCGATGAGTCACGGAGAACATTTTTATCCGGCAGACAATCAGCTGAAAATTATCAACATTTTCGCATGTTTAAGTTCACCTGAATTGCAACAAGTGCTACGAAAGAGAATTTTTCTAGgttttaaactcattttaatttttctgatttaaAAACCATGCAGACAGGGAAAAATCTCGAGGTTGCTAAATTGTTAACATCCTAAGCTAAATCTAAAGGAAACAAGACTTATAGGACATAAAATTGTCAAACCTTGTACCTGGAAAATTTAATATTAACTCTATTCGGACAAGGGGTGGTTGCTATGGGAGTCGTCTTTCTAGATTGTAAATAACTTTTGAATAATGAGGGTTCAGAGTTAAAATTTGGTTAAACTTTGTATATACCTAAAAATACGGTCACACtggactaaaaataaaaattttcattttcttttctgTGATTGATTCCAATGtaaataatattatttctaCATGGCTCCCTTGTTAATTTTCATTCCTAACAGAGTAATTCTCTTCTGTTCATCCTTGATGAGTCCCTGAAAGGTCCGGTCTATGGTTCAActagtaaacataaaaaaatacctGTAGAAACATTGAACTCCACAACGTCACCTTTCTGCAGTATGATGTCGTCTTCAGTATCACGATCGCCGAACAAAACTTCATGTGTATCAGTCTTTCCCTGATATTCAATCATACCTGTCAAATGGCCATCCACTGAGTTATTAAGCGCTCTTGTGTTGATAGCTTTAATAACATGACCTCGGTGTCTGTTTTGGGAAATATCTTCAAAGACCACTGTACCAGCAGGCagctttttaacttttacagcAATCTCCTTACCCTACAACACATGAGAAACATGTATTTATGACGATGTAAAAACTGGCCCAGGTAAAATGCTCAACAATACTCCATTTGTAGAGGTTTGCTTTAGTATgcttatttctaaaaatatgatTTTCAGTTAAATGCTTcctgaaaaagtcaataaagtAGAATACACCTGTTTTTTTACCATTCTTTTTTGGTGAGGAAACTTACTTCCTGTTCATATAAAAAAGCTTGCTaacatcatcaatttaatatatttACCAACAAAACAAGTGGCCTATAGCAATTTACACTATGGTGAACTGTATGTTTTAGATACAgttttattttaagaaaaaatgtaGGAAATTTCAACTAATGTGTGACATCTGCAAGATTTTTCGTAATGACATGCACTGATTACATGATTGCACTGAGCACATATTTATGAAAAATCTGATATAAGCATTCATTTTACATCTCACAAAAATGCaagtggaaaaaaaattctaattcttAATACTCTAAAATTGAATTGAGTCCTGTTGATAAAAAAACTACTAACCTGACGATCTTGAAGGTGAAATTCAACATCATCTCCAATCATCACCTCGTTTATGTCACCATTAAACTCACTGTAATGAAAGAAAATTTCAGCAACTACATCTGCTCGTTCGATAAACCCAAATGATTCCTTTAACGAACTGATTATTCCTTGCACcatctttgtttttttcaaagcatCTGCGATGTACCTGATGCGTCTTGCTTTTAGGGAGCCAGTCCGTTTATTTGTTGCAACGTAAAATAATACGTTGTCACCTTTACGAATCTGCTCTCCCTTTTCAATATCATGAATGGTGAAGGGAAGGAAGAAGAATTCctgtaaagaaaaatataataataaaattatgtaCACTTCATactaaaaaatgaaatctaACTGGTTGAACATACCCCATTCTTATCATAACTCACGCGACCAAGAGTAGATGGATCTGGGTGCTCTCCATTTCTTGTTAAACGTGGTTCTACTTCAACTCTACCAACACACTCCTCCTCTGATACTGATTCAACAACTACTGATCCTGGTGGCAGCTTGGACAGCTTGATTGCTAACAGCTTATTATTTCGTGGATCGTTAGTCAGTGAAAACTCCAGGCAGTCTTGAATTTGAACAAAGAAATtagattatatatatatatataaggagGATGTTAAGGAGATATTGGTTTACAAGTTTTTTCAAGCATCAACCCATTGTTTCTGGAACGGGTGCCGTTACCCAACTTCAAGGAATTTTGGTCTCAGGCAGGCGCTGCttgcaaaacaaaatgttaacCTTTCCCATCCATTACTAAATGTTTGGCTCCAACTTAATTGCAAAGCATATAAGGTTCTTgaacacaaaaaagaaacaactatgtatttttttaacaaattaaacATACATTTTGCCAAAGTCACAGACTGTTAGCATATTATTAGATGACAATGACTAGGGCATAGtagatttaatttaatttaaaacacaataacaaataaaaaaaggatttcAGGAGAGATGCataattcatttaaaattttaaaaaaattagagggaattttagttatttttgttttaggaGAAAGGAATTTTTAAGCACATGCTAAACATTGTATAGGCGTGCATTTATACTTTGATGTGTACTCAATGGGTCAACTGCTCACAAGTTTGAAATTTGGCATATGCTAAAAATAGGAAACCTAACTTATTTTATGTGCGTGTGCCATCTCTTGAAAAGTTCGACCATTATGCAATTATTAGGAGAAAACATACACTAATGAGTACAATGATATACATATTGTTCACTCACCTCCAACCAAAAGATTGTTTGGATCTCCATCGTACTCACTGTAGTGGAAAAACACACGTCCACCTGTAGACGCACATTCCACAAAGCCATACGAGTTTAATAGCTTTTCAATTACACCCTTTTCCTTTTTTGAATATGTTGTTCCATTTGGGGGGGTTGGGGATGAGGTTGCCCTTTGGCGGCCACTTAGCTTTCCATTCTGTTGCCTGGGGGATGAAGACAACAGATTAATTCCTCCATGTGGA is a genomic window of Hydractinia symbiolongicarpus strain clone_291-10 chromosome 14, HSymV2.1, whole genome shotgun sequence containing:
- the LOC130625344 gene encoding cold shock domain-containing protein E1-like isoform X3, with amino-acid sequence MNSYKRERNLSMSPHGGINLLSSSPRQQNGKLSGRQRATSSPTPPNGTTYSKKEKGVIEKLLNSYGFVECASTGGRVFFHYSEYDGDPNNLLVGDCLEFSLTNDPRNNKLLAIKLSKLPPGSVVVESVSEEECVGRVEVEPRLTRNGEHPDPSTLGRVSYDKNGEFFFLPFTIHDIEKGEQIRKGDNVLFYVATNKRTGSLKARRIRYIADALKKTKMVQGIISSLKESFGFIERADVVAEIFFHYSEFNGDINEVMIGDDVEFHLQDRQGKEIAVKVKKLPAGTVVFEDISQNRHRGHVIKAINTRALNNSVDGHLTGMIEYQGKTDTHEVLFGDRDTEDDIILQKGDVVEFNVSTDRRDKLQRAVNIKLISVCVKNGQTRDYGVVSSLKDGFGFIKCTDQDLSIFFHFSEVLEQSHIINIGDEVEFTIENDPISRRQHATRIRFLPKGSVTFETVSTKRHVGVIEQVAPERNLKSPSKHNKEQDFGVVKCFLDGKETDIYYRIRDCRPREVPRYRDKVEFVLVTKKANQHQLARDISVLERNERKYQRGYICALKDSYGFIEVETHEREVFFHYSEFDSDSNQLEVGDEVQFVETKKTDKRSAENVTKIMSSTLTDEILPKVYDGVIVRPMRVVDPEQDEYEGLVQVLTNSNNSTTPKPDGGDEKTPQSEQPVYPFSISSLIQKKEALQTGNKVTFQLCIDRVTRKKRAASLSCKRNVVRGKVESIKGQFGFISYDSDDGKSVFFHMSEVQDDHGKDLKPGDDVRFVIVQNHKNAKKSAVRVYRIVDERPEHLTRRRSKRFSESGQSKVIILRQPNGPDGSKGFALNRDADVIKEQLSAIEINSEGEQLSENDIKEEESP
- the LOC130625344 gene encoding cold shock domain-containing protein E1-like isoform X2 → MYTNGYYKEQFYYLEEKRILIEIQIKDTINKMNSYKRERNLSMSPHGGINLLSSSPRQQNGKLSGRQRATSSPTPPNGTTYSKKEKGVIEKLLNSYGFVECASTGGRVFFHYSEYDGDPNNLLVGDCLEFSLTNDPRNNKLLAIKLSKLPPGSVVVESVSEEECVGRVEVEPRLTRNGEHPDPSTLGRVSYDKNGEFFFLPFTIHDIEKGEQIRKGDNVLFYVATNKRTGSLKARRIRYIADALKKTKMVQGIISSLKESFGFIERADVVAEIFFHYSEFNGDINEVMIGDDVEFHLQDRQGKEIAVKVKKLPAGTVVFEDISQNRHRGHVIKAINTRALNNSVDGHLTGMIEYQGKTDTHEVLFGDRDTEDDIILQKGDVVEFNVSTDRRDKLQRAVNIKLISVCVKNGQTRDYGVVSSLKDGFGFIKCTDQDLSIFFHFSEVLEQSHIINIGDEVEFTIENDPISRRQHATRIRFLPKGSVTFETVSTKRHVGVIEQVAPERNLKSPSKHNKEQDFGVVKCFLDGKETDIYYRIRDCRPREVPRYRDKVEFVLVTKKANQHQLARDISVLERNERKYQRGYICALKDSYGFIEVETHEREVFFHYSEFDSDSNQLEVGDEVQFVETKKTDKRSAENVTKIMSSTLTDEILPKVYDGVIVRPMRVVDPEQDEYEGLVQVLTNSNNSTTPKPDGGDEKTPQSEQPVYPFSISSLIQKKEALQTGNKVTFQLCIDRVTRKKRAASLSCKRNVVRGKVESIKGQFGFISYDSDDGKSVFFHMSEVQDDHGKDLKPGDDVRFVIVQNHKNAKKSAVRVYRIVDERPEHLTRRRSKRFSESGQSKVIILRQPNGPDGSKGFALNRDADVIKEQLSAIEINSEGEQLSENDIKEEESP
- the LOC130625344 gene encoding cold shock domain-containing protein E1-like isoform X1, translating into MYSDISDSDSDLDWLFTDDSLSDDENEDYINEILQCASKKRGRPALHEQHPGLVPCIASYISQNSAEAHLRRRDSIMYTNGYYKEQFYYLEEKRILIEIQIKDTINKMNSYKRERNLSMSPHGGINLLSSSPRQQNGKLSGRQRATSSPTPPNGTTYSKKEKGVIEKLLNSYGFVECASTGGRVFFHYSEYDGDPNNLLVGDCLEFSLTNDPRNNKLLAIKLSKLPPGSVVVESVSEEECVGRVEVEPRLTRNGEHPDPSTLGRVSYDKNGEFFFLPFTIHDIEKGEQIRKGDNVLFYVATNKRTGSLKARRIRYIADALKKTKMVQGIISSLKESFGFIERADVVAEIFFHYSEFNGDINEVMIGDDVEFHLQDRQGKEIAVKVKKLPAGTVVFEDISQNRHRGHVIKAINTRALNNSVDGHLTGMIEYQGKTDTHEVLFGDRDTEDDIILQKGDVVEFNVSTDRRDKLQRAVNIKLISVCVKNGQTRDYGVVSSLKDGFGFIKCTDQDLSIFFHFSEVLEQSHIINIGDEVEFTIENDPISRRQHATRIRFLPKGSVTFETVSTKRHVGVIEQVAPERNLKSPSKHNKEQDFGVVKCFLDGKETDIYYRIRDCRPREVPRYRDKVEFVLVTKKANQHQLARDISVLERNERKYQRGYICALKDSYGFIEVETHEREVFFHYSEFDSDSNQLEVGDEVQFVETKKTDKRSAENVTKIMSSTLTDEILPKVYDGVIVRPMRVVDPEQDEYEGLVQVLTNSNNSTTPKPDGGDEKTPQSEQPVYPFSISSLIQKKEALQTGNKVTFQLCIDRVTRKKRAASLSCKRNVVRGKVESIKGQFGFISYDSDDGKSVFFHMSEVQDDHGKDLKPGDDVRFVIVQNHKNAKKSAVRVYRIVDERPEHLTRRRSKRFSESGQSKVIILRQPNGPDGSKGFALNRDADVIKEQLSAIEINSEGEQLSENDIKEEESP
- the LOC130625344 gene encoding cold shock domain-containing protein E1-like isoform X4, giving the protein MYSDISDSDSDLDWLFTDDSLSDDENEDYINEILQCASKKRGRPALHEQHPGLVPCIASYISQNSAEAHLRRRDSIMYTNGYYKEQFYYLEEKRILIEIQIKDTINKMNSYKRERNLSMSPHGGINLLSSSPRQQNGKLSGRQRATSSPTPPNGTTYSKKEKGVIEKLLNSYGFVECASTGGRVFFHYSEYDGDPNNLLVGDCLEFSLTNDPRNNKLLAIKLSKLPPGSVVVESVSEEECVGRVEVEPRLTRNGEHPDPSTLGRVSYDKNGEFFFLPFTIHDIEKGEQIRKGDNVLFYVATNKRTGSLKARRIRYIADALKKTKMVQGIISSLKESFGFIERADVVAEIFFHYSEFNGDINEVMIGDDVEFHLQDRQGKEIAVKVKKLPAGTVVFEDISQNRHRGHVIKAINTRALNNSVDGHLTGMIEYQGKTDTHEVLFGDRDTEDDIILQKGDVVEFNVSTDRRDKLQRAVNIKLISVCVKNGQTRDYGVVSSLKDGFGFIKCTDQDLSIFFHFSEVLEQSHIINIGDEVEFTIENDPISRRQHATRIRFLPKGSVTFETVSTKRHVGVIEQVAPERNLKSPSKHNKEQDFGVVKCFLDGKETDIYYRIRDCRPREVPRYRDKVEFVLVTKKANQHQLARDISVLERNERKYQRGYICALKDSYGFIEVETHEREVFFHYSEFDSDSNQLEVGDEVQFVETKKTDKRSAENVTKIMSSTLTDEILPKVYDGVIVRPMRVVDPEQDEYEGLVQVLTNSNNSTTPKPDGGDEKTPQSEQPVYPFSISSLIQKKEALQTGNKVTFQLCIDRVTRKKRAASLSCKRNVVRGKVESIKGQLTW